A genome region from Alistipes dispar includes the following:
- a CDS encoding SDR family NAD(P)-dependent oxidoreductase: protein MNKQALITGATSGIGRATALRLAREGYDITATGRRAERLAQLAREIAAAGGRCTTLAFDVRSEEEVRRALEPLERVDLLVNNAGLAAGLEHIDRGDTRDWDAMIDTNVKGLLYVTRVIAPKMVAAGRGHIFNIGSIAGTEPYENGAVYCASKHAVHAISQSMRADLLAAGVKVTEIRPGMVETEFSLVRFHGDREAADRVYDGVEPLTGEDIAEAIAWAAQLPAHMNVNDMVLMPAQQAGAYYTHRKHTPER, encoded by the coding sequence ATGAATAAACAGGCACTCATCACGGGAGCCACCTCGGGAATCGGACGCGCCACGGCGCTCCGGCTGGCCCGGGAGGGATACGACATCACGGCGACGGGCCGCCGCGCCGAACGCCTCGCGCAACTCGCCCGGGAGATCGCCGCCGCGGGCGGCCGCTGCACGACGCTCGCATTCGACGTCCGCTCGGAGGAGGAGGTGCGCCGGGCGCTGGAACCGCTCGAGCGGGTCGATCTGCTGGTGAACAACGCAGGACTGGCCGCCGGGCTGGAGCACATCGACCGGGGCGACACGCGCGACTGGGACGCCATGATCGACACCAACGTCAAGGGGCTGCTCTACGTCACGCGCGTCATCGCGCCCAAGATGGTCGCCGCGGGCCGCGGCCACATCTTCAACATCGGCTCGATCGCCGGCACGGAGCCTTACGAGAACGGCGCGGTCTACTGCGCTTCGAAGCACGCCGTGCACGCCATTTCGCAGTCGATGCGCGCCGACCTGCTCGCAGCGGGCGTGAAGGTGACCGAGATCCGCCCGGGCATGGTCGAGACGGAGTTCTCGCTCGTCCGCTTCCACGGCGACCGCGAAGCCGCCGACCGGGTCTATGACGGGGTCGAGCCCCTCACCGGCGAGGATATTGCGGAGGCTATCGCATGGGCCGCACAATTACCGGCGCATATGAACGTTAATGATATGGTGCTGATGCCCGCGCAGCAGGCGGGAGCCTACTACACGCACCGGAAACACACGCCGGAGCGTTAA
- a CDS encoding zinc metallopeptidase → MLQPLIVLLQAGYYAEPAASRYSAASTGMFFLIIAIGIVGYIVQARLQSVFKKYSKVQFPGGLTGAEVAEKMLRDNNIHNVKVTHVGGHLTDHFNPQTMTVNLSDSVYSSSSVAAAAVAAHECGHAVQHARGYAPLALRSQLVPVVQFASSSAMWVILLGLVILATTQNELLCWIGVGMIAMSALFSLITLPVEYNASARALEWLQTSRTMEGAQLAQAREALSWAARTYLVAALSAIASVLYYVLLILGGRRD, encoded by the coding sequence ATGTTACAACCCCTCATCGTCCTGCTCCAGGCAGGCTACTACGCAGAGCCGGCGGCCAGCCGTTATTCGGCCGCCTCGACCGGCATGTTTTTCCTGATCATCGCCATCGGCATCGTGGGCTACATCGTGCAGGCGCGCCTGCAGTCGGTGTTCAAAAAGTACTCGAAGGTGCAGTTCCCGGGCGGGCTCACGGGCGCCGAAGTCGCCGAGAAGATGCTCCGCGACAACAACATCCACAACGTGAAGGTCACGCACGTGGGCGGCCACCTCACCGACCACTTCAACCCGCAGACGATGACCGTCAATCTGAGCGACTCGGTCTATTCCTCGTCGAGCGTGGCCGCCGCCGCGGTCGCGGCCCACGAATGCGGCCACGCCGTGCAGCACGCCCGCGGCTACGCCCCGCTGGCGCTCCGCTCGCAGTTGGTTCCCGTGGTGCAGTTCGCCTCGTCGTCGGCCATGTGGGTCATCCTGCTGGGGCTGGTGATCCTGGCCACGACGCAGAACGAGCTGCTGTGCTGGATCGGCGTGGGCATGATCGCCATGTCGGCGCTCTTCTCGCTCATCACCCTGCCCGTCGAATACAACGCCTCGGCCCGTGCGCTGGAGTGGTTGCAGACGAGCCGCACGATGGAGGGAGCGCAGTTGGCACAGGCCCGGGAGGCCCTTTCGTGGGCGGCCCGCACCTACCTCGTGGCGGCGCTGAGCGCCATCGCCTCGGTTCTCTACTACGTGCTGCTGATCCTCGGCGGACGACGCGACTGA